The Panicum hallii strain FIL2 chromosome 9, PHallii_v3.1, whole genome shotgun sequence genome has a window encoding:
- the LOC112876326 gene encoding MADS-box transcription factor 56-like, which translates to MVRGKTEMKRIENATSRQVTFSKRRNGLLKKAFELSVLCDAEVGLIVFSPRGKLHEFASAASLQKTIDRYKSYTRENLSSKAIQQQNIQHVKADALSLANRLEALEKSKRKFLGENLEDCSVEELHGLEVKLEKSLHVIRGKKTQLLEQQIAKLKEKERTLLKDNKELREKQRDVQPPLVAPAVTRCLPPWSRNLPVPCNDDVDVETELYIGLPGRERSANRDSG; encoded by the exons ATGGTGCGGGGGAAGACGGAGATGAAGCGGATAGAGAACGCGACGAGCCGGCAGGTGACCTTCTCCAAGCGCCGCAACGGGCTGCTCAAGAAGGCGTTCGAGCTCTCCGTGCTCTGCGACGCCGAGGTCGGCCTCATCGTCTTCTCCCCGCGCGGCAAGCTCCACGAGTTCGCCAGCGCCGCCAG CCTCCAGAAAACAATCGACCGCTATAAGTCATATACAAGGGAAAATCTCAGTAGCAAGGCTATACAACAACAGAATATACAG CACGTCaaagcagatgccttaagcttGGCAAATAGACTTGAAGCCCTTGAAAAGTCCAAGAG GAAGTTTTTGGGTGAAAATTTAGAAGATTGCTCTGTTGAAGAACTGCATGGTTTGGAGGTTAAACTGGAGAAGAGTCTCCACGTCATCAGAGGAAAGAAG ACCCAGCTGCTGGAGCAGCAGATAGCCAAGCTGAAGGAGAAG GAGAGGACCCTGCTCAAAGACAACAAAGAATTACGCGAAAAG CAACGCGACGTCCAGCCGCCGCTGGTGGCTCCCGCCGTGACCCGCTGCCTCCCCCCGTGGTCGCGCAATCTGCCGGTGCCTTGCAACGACGACGTGGACGTCGAGACGGAGCTGTACATTGGGTTACCCGGCAGGGAGCGCTCTGCCAACCGGGATTCGGGGTGA
- the LOC112876325 gene encoding flavanone 3-dioxygenase 2-like — protein MAEHLLSTAVHRTMPGNYVRPEAQRPRLAEVVSGAPIPVVDLACPDRAAAVAAIGAACRSHGFFQVLNHGIDDGLIAEVMAVAREFFRLPAEEKAKLYSDDPARKIRLSTSFNVRKETVHNWRDYLRLHCHPLDQFVPDWPSNPPDFKETISRYCREVRALGFRLYAAISESLGLEASYMEETLGEQEQHMAVNFYPPCPEPELTYGLPAHTDPNALTILLMDQDVAGLQVLHAGRWVAVNPRPGALIVNIGDQLQALSNGEYRSVWHRAVVNSDRERLSVASFLCPCNDVVLGPARKLVTEETPAVYRSYTYDEYYKKFWSRNLDQEHCLELFRT, from the exons ATGGCGGAGCACCTCCTCTCCACGGCCGTGCACCGCACCATGCCGGGGAACTACGTCCGGCCGGAGGCGCAGCGCCCGCGCCTCGCGGAGGTTGTCTCCGGCGCGCCCATCCCCGTCGTCGACCTCGCGTGCCccgaccgcgccgccgccgtcgccgccatcggCGCCGCCTGCCGCTCGCACGGCTTCTTCCAG GTCCTGAACCACGGGATCGACGACGGGCTGATCGCGGAGGTGATGGCCGTGGCGCGGGAGTTCTTCCGGCTGCCCGCGGAAGAGAAGGCCAAGCTGTACTCCGACGACCCGGCCAGGAAGATCCGGCTGTCCACCAGCTTCAACGTGCGCAAGGAGACGGTGCACAACTGGCGCGACTACCTTCGGCTGCACTGCCACCCCCTCGACCAGTTCGTGCCCGATTGGCCGTCCAACCCGCCCGACTTCAA GGAGACCATCAGCCGCTACTGCAGGGAGGTCCGGGCGCTGGGGTTCAGGCTGTACGCGGCGATCTCGGAGAGCCTGGGCCTGGAGGCGAGCTACATGGAGGAGACGCTGGGGGAGCAGGAACAGCACATGGCCGTCAACTTCTACCCGCCGTGCCCCGAGCCGGAGCTCACCTACGGGCTCCCCGCCCACACCGACCCCAACGCGCTCACCATCCTGCTCATGGACCAGGACGTCGCCGGCCTGCAGGTGCTCCACGCCGGCCGGTGGGTCGCCGTCAACCCGCGGCCCGGCGCGCTCATCGTCAACATCGGCGACCAGCTGCAGGCGCTGAGCAACGGGGAGTACCGGAGCGTGTGGCACCGCGCCGTGGTGAACTCAGACCGGGAGCGCCTGTCGGTGGCGTCGTTCCTGTGCCCGTGCAACGACGTCGTGCTGGGCCCCGCGCGGAAGCTCGTCACGGAGGAGACCCCCGCCGTGTACAGGAGCTACACGTACGACGAGTACTACAAGAAGTTCTGGAGCAGGAACCTGGACCAGGAGCACTGCCTCGAGCTCTTCAGGACCTAG
- the LOC112873091 gene encoding protein CURVATURE THYLAKOID 1B, chloroplastic-like translates to MAPTAPATTGAASPAAPAVAKGEGKGKAAAARSVGLDLPALPPLPGLGLAAQGQTRAASCKRQERNVVAMAAGEPAAPMAANEELTEFVNDLKQEWDRIENKFAATSLAVAATLGMWSAGGVVSAIDRLPVVPGLMEVVGIGYSAWFAYRNMLFKPDRDAFFGKVMEFYEDIISG, encoded by the exons ATGGCCCCGACCGCCCCAGCCACCACGGGCGCGGCGAGCCCAGCCGCGCCTGCCGTCGCCAAGGGCGAGGGCAAGGGCAAGGCCGCCGCTGCGCGCTCCGTCGGGCTCGACCtgcccgcgctgccgccgctgccgggCCTCGGCCTCGCGGCACAGGGACAGACCCGCGCCGCGTCCT GCAAGCGGCAGGAGAGGAACGTGGTGGCCATGGCCGCGGGGGAGCCGGCGGCGCCGATGGCGGCCAACGAGGAGCTCACCGAGTTCGTCAACGACTTGAAACAGGAG TGGGACAGGATCGAGAACAAGTTCGCGGCGACCTCGCTAGCCGTCGCCGCCACGCTCGGCATGTGGAGCGCCGGTGGAGTAGTATCG GCGATTGACAGGCTCCCCGTGGTTCCAGGCCTGATGGAGGTTGTTGGAATTGGATACAGTGCG TGGTTTGCGTACCGCAACATGCTATTCAAGCCTGACAG GGATGCTTTCTTCGGAAAGGTCATGGAGTTCTACGAGGATATAATCAGCGGCTAA
- the LOC112873188 gene encoding uncharacterized protein LOC112873188: protein MDAALLAVLMEHHNNGDHAQNGWKPRVYNAAIRNVPEKCNVEITKENIASRFKTFDKHCEVISKILSQSGFGWDWVNDKLLIDSDDVWNKYVEANKSAACYKNKVGKNWYAISTIYSKDHANGQDAQTGAESAQVLPEQVDDALPDLPQKKQRTGETILSILGDMKTSFNDSLKSTEPLSMPSVTSPAEILATLQMVPDLARSDML from the exons ATGGACGCTGCATTGCTGGCTGTTCTCATGGAGCATCACAACAATGGTGATCATGCCCAAAATGGTTGGAAGCCACGTGTCTACAATGCTGCTATAAGGAATGTACCTGAGAAGTGTAATGTGGAGATCACAAAGGAAAATATAGCATCAAGGTTCAAAACTTTTGACAAGCACTGTGAGGTCATTAGCAAGATTCTTTCTCAGAGCGGCTTTGGCTGGGATTGGGTTAATGATAAGCTGTTAATTGATAGTGATGATGTTTGGAATAAATATGTGGAG GCTAACAAGTCAGCAGCTTGCTACAAGAACAAAGTAGGGAAGAATTGGTATGCAATCAGTACCATTTATTCAAAAGATCATGCCAATGGTCAAGATGCTCAGACAGGTGCTGAGAGTGCTCAAGTTCTACCTGAACAAGTTGATGATGCATTACCAGATTTGCCCCAAAAGAAGCAGCGAACTGGTGAGACCATTCTATCTATACTAGGAGATATGAAGACCTCATTCAATGATTCTTTGAAGTCCACCGAACCACTGTCGATGCCTAGTGTTACTTCTCCTGCTGAGATCCTTGCAACACTTCAAATGGTACCTGATTTGGCTAGATCTGACATGCTATAA